GCTAAATTAATTTAAGGAATGAACATTATGAGCCTTAGTCCTGCAGAACTAcccatttttatgcatttggtaGTTTAGTGTCATGTGGTGGCTGTGTGAATCTAACAACAAAAcgtaaaaaatgtaaagtaaaaaatgtgaaaatttgaaatgaatattGTTTTTCCTTAAGCCCACCCGACCCTCCTTTTTGATTAGTTTTTaatcaaaaatgtaatatagtTGTATTTACCCCAAGCAGTCAGATATGTTATTGTATATATATTGCTAACCACAAGATTGAACCACTATACTAAACCAGCATAATGGTCAACCCCATCTCTTCTCCACTAATTTAAAGTCTAAGCTTCCTTTTAGGAAAAATGCCCCAGTGGACATTTGATTCTGAAACTGCAACAAAGTATATCTGTGAGAACATAATTCTGCTTCAACAAATAGGTGCTCAGAGGTACGTCTATCCCATTCAATGGTAGTAAGCAGGTATTGAAACATACAATTACTCAGTGAactcctggtttcttgggtgaAAGCTAATACTATACCAGCAGATCCTGTGGATTTCCAGGATGAGTCTTAATAGGTGagaatttactgtatataaatggaCCTTCATAAGAGTAATTCTTGGGCACTACATAGTGCTTTTATAAGCACTGTGTAAACATTACTAAACTGAAAATAGCTGATATTGCGTGTAACCATGGATGGAGCTAGTGACATTACAGTACAATGGCATTTGGGGTGGTTCGAAAAAGCCATTATTCATATCTATGCAGTGTTTTGTATCACTTTTATGGATTAGCATTCATAAGAACAAAATGCACCGTGATATTTATCAGGAACTCGTTATACCCAAATATTACTTTAATAAAGAGTCACACAGGAAATGAATTGGGAGTCTGACAAATGTGataaaatgagaaattattttattgattgctCATTATTACATGACTCATTATTGTTGCTTGAATTTAGCATGAGTCCATGATGCGCCTCATGGACATCCATCTCATGTTGCTGTATCCCATATCTCTGAAGCTCCTGTACTCCCCAGGCCTCATGTACATCATCCTGCCTCTGTAGTGGGGCTGTTCGTACATCAGCCAGTGGCCGTCCATCACATTGCAGGACTGGCAGTCAGACATGCGGTAACGGTCCGTGATGGAGTCACAGTCATCCATCATCTCGTTCATCTGACCTCCAAACTGCTCCCTCTCGTAGATCCTCATCCTGAACTGTCCTCTGTGCTGTtgacagtgaaaaacaaaaatagtcaGTGTCCTGCATTGGGGATTCTATATTACTGAACCTTCTAAAGAATACAGCAAACTTTAAATAATGCATACTGAATGCACACAGAAACCGTCACTGTCACTACAATGACCAGGTtgtttattcttcttcttctggttcCCAAGTCCATGATACTGTGCTTGTATGGTACTGGGAGTTTCCATAAACCTGTACAACCTCGAAAAAGAAAACCTTACCATGGGGATCATTCTGCAGGAGCGGATGTTCTCGAACATGCCCATACGGGAGTAGTCGGGGTACTCTCCCCTCCTCATGAAGTACTGGTTCCCCATGTAGTTGGGACGGTCGTAGACCATGAAGCAGCCGCTCTCCACCCTGCAGGAGTTGCAGCGGCTCAGGTAGGGGCTGAAATCAGCACAGTCGCTCGAACAGTCATAGGAGCGACCGCCAAAGTTCCTGTCCTCGTAGAAGGTGATCTGGTACAACATAGTGATAAAACAGAACAATGGGGATTCATTACCACATGAAGACTGGAGAAACAACATGATTTCAATCACTGA
This region of Conger conger chromosome 17, fConCon1.1, whole genome shotgun sequence genomic DNA includes:
- the LOC133116978 gene encoding gamma-crystallin M3-like, which encodes MLYQITFYEDRNFGGRSYDCSSDCADFSPYLSRCNSCRVESGCFMVYDRPNYMGNQYFMRRGEYPDYSRMGMFENIRSCRMIPMHRGQFRMRIYEREQFGGQMNEMMDDCDSITDRYRMSDCQSCNVMDGHWLMYEQPHYRGRMMYMRPGEYRSFRDMGYSNMRWMSMRRIMDSC